A window of the Lactuca sativa cultivar Salinas chromosome 5, Lsat_Salinas_v11, whole genome shotgun sequence genome harbors these coding sequences:
- the LOC111899574 gene encoding vacuolar iron transporter homolog 4-like, with protein MAGNIDLCIRVSEDKSEQEHGQIHIQDEEFDYSQRGQWLRAAVLGATDGLVSVASLMMGVGAVKQDVRAMILTGFAGLVAGACSMAIGEFVSVYSQRDIEVAQMKRDKIISGNEEEIEKEALPNPIQAAAASALAFMLGAIMPLLAAAFIVDHKVRLGVVVATVSLGLVIFGWIGGVLGGSPVVKSCFRILVGGWMAMAITFGLTKWIGSTGL; from the coding sequence ATGGCTGGAAATATTGATCTATGCATTCGGGTTTCTGAGGACAAATCTGAACAAGAACATGGCCAAATCCATATACAAGACGAAGAATTTGACTACTCACAAAGGGGACAGTGGCTGCGTGCTGCTGTTCTTGGAGCCACTGATGGTTTAGTCTCTGTTGCATCTCTGATGATGGGTGTTGGAGCTGTCAAACAAGATGTGAGAGCCATGATTCTTACAGGCTTTGCTGGCTTAGTTGCAGGTGCATGTAGTATGGCAATAGGCGAGTTTGTTTCAGTCTACTCCCAACGAGATATAGAGGTGGCTCAGATGAAGAGAGATAAGATAATTTCAGGAAATGAGGAGGAAATAGAGAAGGAAGCACTGCCAAATCCCATTCAGGCAGCTGCAGCATCTGCTCTTGCATTTATGTTGGGGGCTATCATGCCCTTGCTGGCTGCTGCTTTTATAGTGGACCATAAAGTTAGGTTGGGGGTGGTGGTAGCCACAGTGAGCTTGGGGCTTGTGATTTTTGGGTGGATTGGAGGTGTTCTAGGGGGGAGTCCGGTGGTGAAGTCTTGTTTTAGAATTCTGGTTGGAGGTTGGATGGCTATGGCTATTACTTTTGGACTTACCAAATGGATAGGCTCTACTGGCTTGTAA
- the LOC111899558 gene encoding uncharacterized mitochondrial protein AtMg00810-like, whose amino-acid sequence MFIFKQNSQVLYLLVYVDDIILTGSDSSIIRHFIAKLHTEFAIKDLGQQSYFLGLEVSYMEDDKGLFLTQAKYAHDILDRAKMLDAKPVSTPLSTNDYLVSHGSPYSDPTLYLSLVGALRYLTITRPDLSYAVNQVSRFLHAPTIAHYQAVKRILRYVKGTLNYGLHFTTPSASSLIGYSDADWARCIETCRSTYGYSIFLGGNLVSWSAKKQSAVSR is encoded by the coding sequence ATGtttatttttaaacaaaactCCCAAGTCTTGTATCTTCtagtttatgttgatgacatcattctTACTGGCAGTGATTCCTCTATTATTCGTCACttcattgctaaattgcatacggAATTTGCAATTAAAGATCTTGGGCAACAGAGTTATTTTTTGGGTCTTGAAGTTTCTTACATGGAAGATGACAAAGGCTTGTTTCTTACTCAAGCAAAATATGCTCATGACATACTTGATCGTGCTAAAATGCTTGATGCTAAACCTGTTTCCACTCCATTATCCACCAATGATTACCTTGTGTCTCACGGATCTCCATATTCTGATCCCACTTTGTATCTTTCACTTGTTGGAGCTTTACGGTACTTAACCATCACTCGCCCAGATCTTTCTTATGCTGTCAACCAAGTGAGTCGATTTCTGCATGCTCCTACTATCGCTCACTACCAAGCTGTCAAAAGGATCCTTCGTTATGTTAAAGGCACTCTTAATTATGGGCTTCATTTTACTACTCCATCGGCATCCTCGTTGATCGGGTACTCTGATGCTGATTGGGCTAGATGTATTGAGACATGTCGTTCTACTTATGGTTATTCTATTTTTCTTGGTGGCAATCTAGTTTCATGGAGTGCAAAGAAACAATCCGCTGTCTCCCGCTGA